From Nevskiales bacterium, a single genomic window includes:
- a CDS encoding ABC transporter substrate-binding protein has translation MNIRRRTWLACIAAAAAWLATGLPSGAMAQDGPGGALNVAIFPEPNIIVGGWGQTGPSQLVNGNIYEGLLRYNDKLEPMPGLATAWAISADSLVYTFTLKRDVTWHDGQPFDAQDVVFSIDKIARTLNPRVRVALQAVESIKALDSHTVEIRLKEVFAPFIGLFDVSTIPIVPRHLYENADLAGKPPAGPIVGTGPYRFKEWVRGAYIHLVRNERYHEAGVPKIDNVFFHVIPDAASRAAAFEAGKIDVLPGGTVEYFDVARLATLPGVAVTSKGWEKFAPLAWLWINHRNPLFQDLRVRQAIALAIDREALSKVVWQGYAPAASGPFHRQTPFYSAATVQPQRDKDKARKLLAEAGYQGQSVRLVGLPFGETWNRSAELVRQNLLEAGFKVELVSTDLAGAVAKASNWDFDLAFTLMYQYGDPALGVSRNYVSSEIQKGSPFNNVGGYQNAKVDELFRRGAGTADPQQRAAAYAEAQKLLIDEVAAVWLLELDFPTVYRSKLDNLVNSGIGLNDSLARAAFTSR, from the coding sequence ATGAACATACGACGTCGCACATGGCTGGCCTGCATCGCAGCCGCCGCCGCCTGGCTGGCCACCGGCCTGCCCTCGGGCGCCATGGCCCAGGACGGCCCGGGCGGGGCGCTGAACGTAGCCATCTTTCCTGAGCCCAACATCATCGTCGGCGGATGGGGCCAGACTGGCCCGTCGCAGCTGGTCAACGGCAACATCTACGAGGGCCTGCTGCGCTACAACGACAAGCTCGAGCCCATGCCCGGGTTGGCCACGGCATGGGCCATCAGCGCCGATTCCCTGGTCTATACCTTTACCCTCAAGCGCGATGTCACCTGGCACGACGGCCAACCCTTCGATGCCCAGGACGTTGTCTTCAGCATCGACAAGATTGCCCGCACGCTGAACCCGCGGGTACGCGTAGCGCTGCAAGCGGTCGAGAGCATCAAGGCGCTTGACAGCCACACGGTGGAAATCCGGCTCAAGGAGGTGTTCGCGCCCTTCATCGGCCTGTTCGACGTCAGCACCATCCCGATCGTGCCGCGCCACCTCTATGAAAACGCCGACCTGGCCGGCAAGCCGCCCGCCGGTCCGATAGTCGGCACCGGCCCGTACCGGTTCAAGGAGTGGGTGCGCGGCGCGTACATCCATCTGGTGCGCAATGAGCGCTACCACGAGGCCGGCGTGCCGAAGATCGACAATGTCTTCTTCCACGTCATCCCCGACGCCGCCTCGCGCGCTGCGGCCTTCGAAGCGGGCAAGATCGACGTGCTGCCCGGCGGCACGGTCGAGTATTTCGACGTCGCCCGCCTGGCCACGCTGCCCGGCGTGGCGGTCACCAGCAAGGGCTGGGAGAAGTTCGCGCCGCTGGCCTGGCTGTGGATCAATCACCGCAATCCGCTGTTCCAGGACCTGCGCGTGCGCCAGGCCATCGCGCTGGCCATCGACCGCGAGGCGCTCTCCAAGGTGGTCTGGCAGGGCTATGCGCCAGCTGCCAGCGGCCCCTTCCACCGCCAGACGCCCTTCTACAGCGCGGCGACCGTGCAGCCCCAGCGCGACAAGGACAAGGCGCGCAAGCTGCTGGCCGAAGCCGGCTACCAGGGTCAGTCGGTGCGCCTGGTCGGCCTGCCTTTCGGCGAGACCTGGAACCGCAGCGCCGAGCTGGTGCGGCAGAACCTGCTTGAGGCCGGGTTCAAGGTCGAGCTGGTCAGCACCGATCTGGCCGGCGCAGTGGCCAAGGCGTCGAACTGGGACTTCGATCTTGCCTTCACCTTGATGTACCAGTACGGCGATCCAGCGCTGGGCGTCAGCCGCAACTACGTCAGCAGCGAGATCCAGAAGGGTTCGCCCTTCAATAACGTGGGTGGGTACCAGAACGCCAAGGTCGATGAGCTGTTCCGCCGCGGCGCGGGCACCGCCGACCCGCAGCAGCGCGCCGCGGCCTATGCCGAGGCACAGAAGCTACTGATCGACGAGGTGGCCGCGGTCTGGCTGCTGGAGCTGGACTTCCCCACCGTGTATCGCAGCAAGCTCGACAACCTGGTCAACTCCGGCATCGGGCTCAACGACAGCCTGGCACGGGCCGCGTTCACCAGCCGCTGA